From the genome of Papaver somniferum cultivar HN1 chromosome 2, ASM357369v1, whole genome shotgun sequence, one region includes:
- the LOC113351390 gene encoding uncharacterized protein LOC113351390 — protein MPMHNVDCPRCSDPQESIMHDLVTFPFASRVWFISDFNINTQFFQNNSFTVWLLFWLIDPHYKLSEDDQCLFVAILWSLWTSIKNYIFQNIKENFTDVLARARAMLLTRKSRNPSCTILSPLHVNICDKWMPPSFGWIKYNTDGAFDDISGANGAGCCNSVAHELAQWAKQNNSTMYWSKPPVWIIPTVEEDH, from the exons atgcctatgcataATGTGGACTGTCCTAGGTGTTCTGATCCTCAAGAATCTATTATGCATGATTTAGTTACTTTCCCCTTTGCTAGTAGGGTCTGGTTCATATCTGATTTCAACATAAATACTCAATTTTTTCAGAACAATTCTTTTACAGTTTGGCTTCTTTTCTGGTTGATTGACCCTCATTATAAACTGTCTGAGGATGATCAATGTCTCTTTGTGGCTATTTTATGGTCTCTCTGGACCAGTATAAAAAATtacatttttcaaaacatcaaggAAAACTTTACTGATGTCCTAGCTAGAGCTAGAGCTATGCTCCTCACTAGGAAATCTAGGAATCCTAGTTGTACTATCCTTTCACCCTTGCATGTCAATAtttgtgataaatggatgccccCCTCTTTTGGTTGGATTAAATATAATACTGATGGTGCCTTTGATGATATCTCTGGAGCAAATGGTGCAGG ATGTTGTAATTCGGTAGCTCATGAGCTTGCTCAGTGGgcaaaacaaaacaattctaccaTGTACTGGTCTAAACCCCCTGTTTGGATTATTCCAACAGTCGAGGAGGACCATTAA